In one Gadus morhua chromosome 7, gadMor3.0, whole genome shotgun sequence genomic region, the following are encoded:
- the pld2 gene encoding phospholipase D2 isoform X1: protein MASADGNEIEPLAVCSVAPTLDMRRFSKDQHNLSPEEVDGLMNNGEGRPFLVVHALLDVKKIGVPILMTGAPITCRVESTERHTTRSKVSVCTLYTVRLTHGPFTWTVKRKYRRFQELHRDLYKHKMLMHFMPMGRFAKARQQLRTMSAEMPNLNSSDRGRRTSSKPKYLEEYLNGLLENEFCKNDHGMLEFLDVSALSFINDLGAKGLEGPIFKRSGGHRIQGLNCIGHHQFCYRWSRRWLVVKDSFLLYMNRDHGVISFVLLFDPELKVKVGNSYTDTKHGVCIENFTRDLIIKCSNYRQAHWWSHEIDNITVACDFVRWQRYEGFAMPRENTLTKWYVNGSGYFSDLADALEQAKEEIFITDWWLSPEVFLKRPATDSYWRLDEILKRKAEQGVKVCVLLYKEVELALGINSGHSKRTLMDMHPNIKVMRHPDVSSVVILWAHHEKMVAIDQSVAFVGGLDLAFGRWDDSQYRLTDLGSTDQSNHVTQGNDVPDGPAKATASEPPEDLDPKDLAENTKLWLGKDYSNFIRKDWVQLDRPFEDNIDRTQVPRMPWRDFSAAIHGKAARDVARHFIQRWNFTKTFKNKYKDDFYPCLLPKSHSTAEKLPFTVPGSGRATVQVLRSVDRWSAGTCEQSILNAYVDVIEKSEHYVYIENQFFISCADDKSVYNGIGDAIVNRILRAHSEQKTYRVFVVVPLLPGFEGDINEGGGNAIQAILHFTFRTMCRGEHSILTRLREVEDKWTEYITLCGLRTHGRLADAPVTELIYVHSKTLIADDRRYIIGSANINDRSMLGQRDSELAVLVEDEDRVPSLMDGKEYQAGPLALALRKECFRVLVGAASEPSINIDDPICDEFFFLGWNAAAKLNATIYEKVFCCLPSNSVHNMRELRENAGKERLCDSDPQQACEELGAVRGLLVHFPLQFLCEENLLPPLNSREGIVPVGLWT from the exons ATGGCGAGCGCTGATGGGAACGAGATCGAGCCCCTGGCGGTCTGCTCCGTGGCCCCCACGCTGGACATGAGGCGCTTCTCCAAGGACCAACACAACCTGAGTCCAGAGGAGGTGGACGGCCTCATGAATAACGGTG AGGGCCGGCCTTTCCTCGTGGTGCACGCCCTGTTGGATGTGAAGAAGATCGGGGTGCCTATACTCATGACGGGAGCCCCCATAACCTGCAGAGTGGAGAGCACAGAGAGACATACGACACGATCCAAG gtgagtgtgtgcaccCTGTACACGGTGCGGCTGACCCATGGGCCCTTTACCTGGACGGTCAAGAGGAAGTACCGGCGCTTCCAGGAGCTCCATCGAGACCTCTACAAGCACAAGATGCTGATGCACTTCATGCCCATGGGCAG ATTTGCAAAGGCGAGGCAACAGCTGCGGACGATGTCGGCGGAGATGCCCAACCTCAACAGCTCCGACAGGGGTCGGAGAACCTCCAGCAAGCCG AAATATCTGGAGGAATACTTGAACGGACTCCTGGAAAATGAGTTCTGCAAGAATGATCACGGCAtg ctggaattccTCGATGTCAGTGCTCTTTCTTTCATCAATGACCTTGGGGCCAAAGGCCT GGAGGGGCCCATCTTCAAGAGGTCCGGCGGTCATCGCATCCAGGGCCTGAACTGCATCGGGCACCACCAGTTCTGCTACCGCTGGTCCCGGCGGTGGCTGGTGGTCAAGGACTCTTTCCTGCTGTACATGAACCGTGACCACGGGGTCATCTCCTTCGTCCTGCTCTTTGACCCCGAGCTCAAGGTCAAAGTGGGCAACTCTTACACCGACACAAAGCACGGCGTGTGCATCGAAAACTTTACACG AGACCTGATCATCAAGTGCAGTAATTACCGACAGGCCCACTGGTGGAGCCATGAAATTGACAATATCACGGTGGCCTGTGACTTCGTCAGATGGCAGCGCTACGAAGGCTTTGCCATGCCGCGGGAGAACACCCTCACTAAATG GTACGTGAACGGCAGCGGTTACTTCTCAGACCTGGCCGATGCCCTCGAACAAGCCAAAGAAGAGATCTTCATCACTGACTGGTG gctaaGCCCAGAAGTGTTTCTGAAGAGGCCTGCCACAGACAGTTACTGGCGTCTAGATGAGATTCTCAAACGCAAAGCA GAGCAAGGCGTCAAGGTGTGTGTACTCCTTTATAAAGAGGTGGAGTTGGCGCTGGGCATCAACAGTGGGCACAGCAAGAGGACTCTGATGGATATGCACCCCAACATCAAG gTGATGCGCCACCCGGATGTGTCTTCGGTGGTCATCCTGTGGGCCCACCACGAGAAGATGGTGGCCATCGACCAGTCTGTGGCCTTCGTGGGGGGTCTGGACCTAGCGTTCGGTCGTTGGGACGACAGCCAGTACCGCCTGACAGACCTGGGCTCCACGGATCAGAGCAACCATGTGACCCAG GGGAATGATGTCCCCGATGGCCCGGCCAAAGCCACGGCGTCCGAGCCCCCGGAAGACCTTGATCCAAAGGACTTGGCTGAGAACACTAAGCTCTGGCTCGGCAAAGACTACAGCAACTTCATCCGCAAGGACTGGGTTCAGCTGGACCGTCCCTTTGAAG ATAACATCGATCGGACTCAAGTGCCCCGCATGCCGTGGCGAGACTTTTCCGCAGCCATCCACGGCAAAGCAGCCAGGGACGTGGCCCGCCACTTCATCCAGAGGTGGAACTTCACCAAG ACCTTCAAGAACAAGTACAAAGACGACTTCTACCCTTGCCTTCTGCCCAAGTCCCACAGTACTGCAGAAAAGTTGCCCTTCACTGTGCCGGGCTCCGGCAGGGCGACAGTACAG GTGTTGCGTTCTGTGGACCGCTGGTCCGCAGGAACCTGTGAGCAGTCCATCCTGAACGCCTACGTGGACGTCATCGAGAAGAGCGAGCACTACGTTTACATCGAG AACCAGTTCTTCATCAGCTGTGCGGACGACAAGAGCGTCTACAATGGGATCGGGGACGCCATCGTGAACAGAATCCTCAGGGCTCACAG TGAGCAGAAGACCTACcgagtgtttgtggtggtgccACTGCTGCCCGGGTTCGAGGGAGACATCAACGAGGGCGGAGGAAACGCCATCCAGGCCATCCTGCACTTCACCTTCAG GACCATGTGCAGGGGAGAACACTCCATCCTGACCCGACTGAGAGAAG TGGAGGACAAGTGGACGGAGTACATCACCCTATGTGGCCTCAGGACGCACGGCAGGCTGGCCGACGCCCCCGTAACAGAGCTCATTTACGTCCACAGCAAGACCCTCATCGCAGACGACCGCCGTTACATCATCG GCTCTGCCAACATCAACGACCGCAGCATGCTGGGCCAACGGGACAGTGAACTggcggtgctggtggaggacgaGGACAGGGTTCCCTCCCTCATGGACGGGAAGGAGTACCAGGCCGGGCCTCTCGCCCTGGCCCTGCGCAAGGAGTGCTTCAG GGTTCTAGTGGGAGCAGCTTCAGAGCCCAGCATCAACATCGACGATCCCATCTGCGACGAATTCTTCTTTTTGGGCTGGAATGCGGCGGCTAAATTGAACGCCACCATTTATGAGAAG gtGTTCTGCTGCCTGCCCTCCAACTCGGTGCACAACATGCGGGAGCTGAGGGAGAACGCCGGCAAGGAGCGCCTGTGCGACTCGGACCCCCAGCAGGCGTGCGAGGAGCTGGGGGCCGTGCGGGGCCTCCTGGTCCATTTCCCCCTGCAGTTCCTGTGTGAGGAGAACCTGCTGCCCCCGCTCAACAGCAGAGAGGGCATTGTGCCGGTGGGGCTGTGGACATGA
- the pld2 gene encoding phospholipase D2 isoform X2 — MASADGNEIEPLAVCSVAPTLDMRRFSKDQHNLSPEEVDGLMNNGEGRPFLVVHALLDVKKIGVPILMTGAPITCRVESTERHTTRSKVSVCTLYTVRLTHGPFTWTVKRKYRRFQELHRDLYKHKMLMHFMPMGRFAKARQQLRTMSAEMPNLNSSDRGRRTSSKPKYLEEYLNGLLENEFCKNDHGMLEFLDVSALSFINDLGAKGLEGPIFKRSGGHRIQGLNCIGHHQFCYRWSRRWLVVKDSFLLYMNRDHGVISFVLLFDPELKVKVGNSYTDTKHGVCIENFTRDLIIKCSNYRQAHWWSHEIDNITVACDFVRWQRYEGFAMPRENTLTKWYVNGSGYFSDLADALEQAKEEIFITDWWLSPEVFLKRPATDSYWRLDEILKRKAEQGVKVCVLLYKEVELALGINSGHSKRTLMDMHPNIKVMRHPDVSSVVILWAHHEKMVAIDQSVAFVGGLDLAFGRWDDSQYRLTDLGSTDQSNHVTQGNDVPDGPAKATASEPPEDLDPKDLAENTKLWLGKDYSNFIRKDWVQLDRPFEDNIDRTQVPRMPWRDFSAAIHGKAARDVARHFIQRWNFTKTFKNKYKDDFYPCLLPKSHSTAEKLPFTVPGSGRATVQVLRSVDRWSAGTCEQSILNAYVDVIEKSEHYVYIENQFFISCADDKSVYNGIGDAIVNRILRAHSEQKTYRVFVVVPLLPGFEGDINEGGGNAIQAILHFTFRTMCRGEHSILTRLREEGTGTSCLAPRSPSSSFTTLHDFSNSNPACTQPQ; from the exons ATGGCGAGCGCTGATGGGAACGAGATCGAGCCCCTGGCGGTCTGCTCCGTGGCCCCCACGCTGGACATGAGGCGCTTCTCCAAGGACCAACACAACCTGAGTCCAGAGGAGGTGGACGGCCTCATGAATAACGGTG AGGGCCGGCCTTTCCTCGTGGTGCACGCCCTGTTGGATGTGAAGAAGATCGGGGTGCCTATACTCATGACGGGAGCCCCCATAACCTGCAGAGTGGAGAGCACAGAGAGACATACGACACGATCCAAG gtgagtgtgtgcaccCTGTACACGGTGCGGCTGACCCATGGGCCCTTTACCTGGACGGTCAAGAGGAAGTACCGGCGCTTCCAGGAGCTCCATCGAGACCTCTACAAGCACAAGATGCTGATGCACTTCATGCCCATGGGCAG ATTTGCAAAGGCGAGGCAACAGCTGCGGACGATGTCGGCGGAGATGCCCAACCTCAACAGCTCCGACAGGGGTCGGAGAACCTCCAGCAAGCCG AAATATCTGGAGGAATACTTGAACGGACTCCTGGAAAATGAGTTCTGCAAGAATGATCACGGCAtg ctggaattccTCGATGTCAGTGCTCTTTCTTTCATCAATGACCTTGGGGCCAAAGGCCT GGAGGGGCCCATCTTCAAGAGGTCCGGCGGTCATCGCATCCAGGGCCTGAACTGCATCGGGCACCACCAGTTCTGCTACCGCTGGTCCCGGCGGTGGCTGGTGGTCAAGGACTCTTTCCTGCTGTACATGAACCGTGACCACGGGGTCATCTCCTTCGTCCTGCTCTTTGACCCCGAGCTCAAGGTCAAAGTGGGCAACTCTTACACCGACACAAAGCACGGCGTGTGCATCGAAAACTTTACACG AGACCTGATCATCAAGTGCAGTAATTACCGACAGGCCCACTGGTGGAGCCATGAAATTGACAATATCACGGTGGCCTGTGACTTCGTCAGATGGCAGCGCTACGAAGGCTTTGCCATGCCGCGGGAGAACACCCTCACTAAATG GTACGTGAACGGCAGCGGTTACTTCTCAGACCTGGCCGATGCCCTCGAACAAGCCAAAGAAGAGATCTTCATCACTGACTGGTG gctaaGCCCAGAAGTGTTTCTGAAGAGGCCTGCCACAGACAGTTACTGGCGTCTAGATGAGATTCTCAAACGCAAAGCA GAGCAAGGCGTCAAGGTGTGTGTACTCCTTTATAAAGAGGTGGAGTTGGCGCTGGGCATCAACAGTGGGCACAGCAAGAGGACTCTGATGGATATGCACCCCAACATCAAG gTGATGCGCCACCCGGATGTGTCTTCGGTGGTCATCCTGTGGGCCCACCACGAGAAGATGGTGGCCATCGACCAGTCTGTGGCCTTCGTGGGGGGTCTGGACCTAGCGTTCGGTCGTTGGGACGACAGCCAGTACCGCCTGACAGACCTGGGCTCCACGGATCAGAGCAACCATGTGACCCAG GGGAATGATGTCCCCGATGGCCCGGCCAAAGCCACGGCGTCCGAGCCCCCGGAAGACCTTGATCCAAAGGACTTGGCTGAGAACACTAAGCTCTGGCTCGGCAAAGACTACAGCAACTTCATCCGCAAGGACTGGGTTCAGCTGGACCGTCCCTTTGAAG ATAACATCGATCGGACTCAAGTGCCCCGCATGCCGTGGCGAGACTTTTCCGCAGCCATCCACGGCAAAGCAGCCAGGGACGTGGCCCGCCACTTCATCCAGAGGTGGAACTTCACCAAG ACCTTCAAGAACAAGTACAAAGACGACTTCTACCCTTGCCTTCTGCCCAAGTCCCACAGTACTGCAGAAAAGTTGCCCTTCACTGTGCCGGGCTCCGGCAGGGCGACAGTACAG GTGTTGCGTTCTGTGGACCGCTGGTCCGCAGGAACCTGTGAGCAGTCCATCCTGAACGCCTACGTGGACGTCATCGAGAAGAGCGAGCACTACGTTTACATCGAG AACCAGTTCTTCATCAGCTGTGCGGACGACAAGAGCGTCTACAATGGGATCGGGGACGCCATCGTGAACAGAATCCTCAGGGCTCACAG TGAGCAGAAGACCTACcgagtgtttgtggtggtgccACTGCTGCCCGGGTTCGAGGGAGACATCAACGAGGGCGGAGGAAACGCCATCCAGGCCATCCTGCACTTCACCTTCAG GACCATGTGCAGGGGAGAACACTCCATCCTGACCCGACTGAGAGAAG AAGGTACTGGCACTAGTTGTCTGGCTCCCAGGTCTCCGTCTTCATCTTTCACCACTCTTCATGACTTTTCAAATtcaaatcctgcatgcacacaacctcaataa